The proteins below are encoded in one region of Stigmatopora argus isolate UIUO_Sarg chromosome 2, RoL_Sarg_1.0, whole genome shotgun sequence:
- the LOC144093005 gene encoding nuclear receptor subfamily 2 group F member 1-B-like: MAMVAWRNPDEGTLSHVALPVAVPVHANASPSSMEMTQAVNNNSTSSSSSSSSSSSSSSSLDKQASAHIECIVCGDKSSGKHYGQFTCEGCKSFFKRSVRRNLSYTCRASRSCPVDQHHRNQCQYCRLKKCLKVGMRREAVQRGRLPPAHSFHGQFSLSGGVGVGGGGVGLGDPMQCHSYLSGYISLLLRAEPYAASRFGSQCLAGGGGGGCGGVGGSGAGPGLGIENICELAARMLFSAVEWARNIPFFPDLQVSDQVALLRLTWSELFVLNAAQCAMPVHVAPLLAAAGLHAAPMSAERVVAFMDHIRVFQEQVEKLKTLRVDSAEYSCLKAIVLFSADACGLSDAAHVEGLQEKSQCALEEYARSQYPNQPGRFGRLLLRLPSLRSVSSSVIEQLFFVRLVGKTPIETLIRDMLLSGGSFNWPYVPVQ, encoded by the exons ATGGCGATGGTGGCGTGGAGGAACCCCGACGAGGGGACGCTGTCGCACGTCGCTTTACCGGTGGCGGTGCCGGTGCACGCGAACGCATCACCGAGCTCAATGGAAATGACTCAGGCGGTTAACAATAACTCTACGtcgtcttcttcgtcttcttcatcatcatcatcgtcgtcgtcttcgCTGGACAAGCAAGCGAGCGCGCACATTGAATGCATCGTGTGCGGCGACAAGTCCAGCGGCAAACACTACGGCCAGTTCACGTGCGAGGGGTGCAAGAGCTTCTTTAAGCGCAGCGTGCGCCGCAACCTAAGCTACACTTGCCGGGCCAGCCGCAGCTGTCCGGTAGACCAGCACCACCGCAACCAGTGCCAGTACTGCCGTCTTAAAAAGTGCCTCAAAGTGGGCATGCGGAGGGAAG CGGTACAGCGAGGGCGGCTCCCCCCGGCACACTCGTTCCACGGCCAGTTCTCTCTAAGCGGCGGCGTCGGGGTCGGCGGTGGTGGGGTCGGCCTAGGCGACCCCATGCAATGCCACTCTTACCTGTCCGGTTACATCTCGTTGCTGCTCCGGGCCGAGCCGTACGCCGCGTCGCGTTTCGGCTCCCAGTGCCTTGCgggtggtggtggcggtggcTGCGGCGGCGTTGGCGGAAGTGGAGCCGGTCCCGGGCTGGGCATCGAAAACATCTGCGAGCTAGCGGCCCGTATGCTCTTCAGCGCGGTGGAGTGGGCCCGCAACATCCCCTTCTTCCCCGACCTGCAGGTGTCCGACCAGGTGGCCCTACTGCGGCTGACCTGGAGCGAACTCTTCGTGCTCAACGCCGCCCAGTGCGCCATGCCGGTGCACGTGGCTCCGCTGCTGGCCGCCGCCGGCCTACACGCCGCTCCCATGTCGGCCGAGCGCGTGGTGGCCTTCATGGACCACATCCGGGTCTTCCAGGAGCAGGTGGAGAAGCTCAAAACCCTGCGCGTCGACTCGGCCGAGTATTCGTGCCTGAAGGCCATTGTGCTCTTCTCCGCAG ACGCATGCGGCCTATCGGACGCGGCCCACGTGGAGGGTCTCCAGGAGAAGTCCCAGTGCGCCCTGGAGGAGTACGCCCGAAGCCAGTACCCCAACCAGCCGGGGCGCTTCGGGCGTCTGCTGCTGCGCTTGCCGTCCCTCCGCTCCGTGTCGTCCTCCGTCATCGAGCAGCTCTTCTTCGTGCGGCTGGTGGGCAAGACCCCCATCGAGACCCTCATCCGCGACATGCTGCTGTCGGGGGGGAGCTTCAACTGGCCTTACGTGCCCGTGCAGTAG